One Indicator indicator isolate 239-I01 chromosome 9, UM_Iind_1.1, whole genome shotgun sequence genomic window carries:
- the FOXA2 gene encoding hepatocyte nuclear factor 3-beta: MHSTSSMLGAVKMEGHEHTDWSNYYGEPESYSSVSNMNAGLGMNSMNTYMTMSAMSTTANMTAATSMNMSYANTGMSPSLTGMSPGTGAMPGMGSAGVAGMGAHLSPSMSPMGGQAGSMNALAPYTNMNSMSPIYGQSNLNRSRDPKTYRRSYTHAKPPYSYISLITMAIQQSPNKMLTLSEIYQWIMDLFPFYRQNQQRWQNSIRHSLSFNDCFLKVPRSPDKPGKGSFWTLHPDSGNMFENGCYLRRQKRFKCEKQLAAKEGSGAGGGAGGGGKKGPGQPPNQSLGEGSSSGGSEGSAGAESPASSSPCQDHKRALADLKGTPGLSPGEPSASPAQHLLAPPHAGLPHDAHLKPEHHYAFNHPFSINNLMSSSEQQHHHPHHHHHHHHKMDLKAYEQVMHYSGYASPMPGSLAMGPVTNKNGLESSPLAGETSYYQGVYSRPIMNSS, from the exons ATGCACTCCACTTCCAGTATGCTGGGAGCGGTGAAAATGGAAGGCCATGAGCACACGGACTGGAGCAACTACTACGGAGAACCCGAG AGCTACTCCTCGGTGAGCAACATGAACGCAGGGCTGGGCATGAACAGCATGAACACATACATGACTATGTCGGCCATGAGCACCACAGCCAACATGacagctgccacctccatgAACATGTCCTATGCCAACACAGGCATGAGCCCTTCTCTCACTGGCATGTCCCCAGGCACAGGGGCCATGCCCGGCATGGGCTCGGCCGGTGTGGCGGGGATGGGTGCCCACCTGAGCCCCAGCATGAGCCCCATGGGGGGCCAAGCAGGCTCGATGAACGCCCTTGCCCCCTACACCAACATGAACTCCATGAGCCCCATCTATGGGCAATCCAACCTCAACCGCTCCCGGGACCCCAAAACCTATCGGCGCAGCTACACCCACGCCAAGCCGCCCTACTCCTACATCTCGCTcatcaccatggccatccaGCAGTCACCCAACAAGATGCTGACCCTGAGCGAGATCTACCAGTGGATCATGGACCTCTTCCCCTTCTACCGCCAGAACCAGCAGCGCTGGCAGAACAGCATCCGCCACTCGCTTTCCTTCAACGATTGCTTCCTCAAGGTGCCCCGCTCCCCGGACAAGCCAGGCAAAGGCTCCTTCTGGACTCTGCACCCCGATTCGGGCAACATGTTCGAGAACGGCTGCTACCTGCGCCGCCAGAAGCGTTTCaagtgtgagaagcagctggccGCCAAGGAGGGCAGTGGGGCGGGAGGTGGCGCGGGTGGcgggggcaagaaggggcctGGGCAGCCCCCCAACCAATCCCTGGGAGAAGGCAGCTCCTCAGGGGGTTCTGAGGGCTCGGCCGGCGCCGAGTCCCCGGCCAGCTCCTCACCGTGCCAGGACCACAAGCGTGCCCTGGCCGACTTGAAGGGCACGCCAGGGTTGAGCCCAGGGGAACCCTCAGCCTCGccagcccagcacctcctggcTCCCCCACATGCTGGTTTGCCCCACGACGCCCACCTTAAGCCTGAGCACCACTACGCTTTCAACCACCCTTTCTCCATCAACAACCTGATGTCctcttctgagcagcagcaccaccaccctcaccatcaccaccaccaccaccacaaaatgGACCTGAAGGCCTACGAGCAGGTGATGCACTACTCAGGCTACGCCTCGCCCATGCCCGGTAGCCTGGCCATGGGGCCCGTAACGAACAAAAATGGCTTAGAGTCCTCCCCTTTAGCCGGAGAGACTTCTTACTACCAAGGTGTGTATTCCCGGCCCATCATGAACTCCTCCTAG